A genomic segment from Amphiprion ocellaris isolate individual 3 ecotype Okinawa chromosome 17, ASM2253959v1, whole genome shotgun sequence encodes:
- the ttc33 gene encoding tetratricopeptide repeat protein 33 isoform X1, translating to MMASFGWKRKAGEKVSKSAVQQFEAEAEKPEDKRPRQDEDVDWLHAIKRRREILLEDCAAKSKRLKEEGALLAEHGRHWEAIKKWDEAIQLTPDNPLLYEMKSQVLTILQEVFPAVKAAEMAVKFRPLWWEGWQTLGRAQLNLGEVELAVRSFQIAIHLCPSERTLWQEDLAWAWRLQKQNLATKEKIRQEEETKKQILNAPELNQDYDFESDEVLAACVAVAERQTRYEELKRTTVVVDAEGNVKNVLIGEEGSEDTATPSKEQFVKARGL from the exons AT GATGGCTTCATTTGGCTGGAAGAGGAAAGCTGGGGAAAAGGTGTCCAAGTCAGCGGTGCAGCAGTTTGAGGCAGAGGCAGAGAAACCTGAGGATAAAAGGCCGAGACAGGATGAGGATGTGGACTGGCTGCATGCCATCAAACGACGGCGGGAGATCCTGCTGGAGGACTGTGCTGCAAAGAGCAAGAGGCTGAAGGAGGAGGGTGCACTGCTGGCCGAGCACGGCAG gcaCTGGGAGGCCATTAAGAAGTGGGACGAGGCCATTCAGCTGACTCCAGACAATCCACTACTGTATGAGATGAAATCCCAG GTGCTGACCAttctgcaggaagtgtttccagctgtgaaagcagcagagatgGCCGTGAAGTTCCGCCCTTTGTGGTGGGAGGGCTGGCAGACTCTGGGCCGAGCACAGCTCAACCTGGGAGAGGTGGAACTG GCCGTCAGGTCCTTCCAGATTGCAATCCACCTGTGCCCATCAGAGCGCACTCTGTGGCAGGAAgacctggcctgggcctggagGTTACAGAAGCAGAATTTAGCAACCAAGGAGAAGATTCGGCAAGAAGAGGAGACCAAAAAACAGATTCTTAATGCACCTGAACTCAACCAGGACTATGACTTTGAGTCTGATGAAGTGCTAGCCGCCTGCGTGGCCGTCGCTGAGCGGCAGACACGATATGAGGAGCTGAAGAGGACCACTGTGGTCGTAGACGCTGAGgggaatgttaaaaatgtactgATTGGTGAGGAGGGATCAGAGGACACGGCGACACCTTCAAAGGAACAGTTTGTCAAAGCAAGAGGACTTTGA
- the ttc33 gene encoding tetratricopeptide repeat protein 33 isoform X2, with protein MASFGWKRKAGEKVSKSAVQQFEAEAEKPEDKRPRQDEDVDWLHAIKRRREILLEDCAAKSKRLKEEGALLAEHGRHWEAIKKWDEAIQLTPDNPLLYEMKSQVLTILQEVFPAVKAAEMAVKFRPLWWEGWQTLGRAQLNLGEVELAVRSFQIAIHLCPSERTLWQEDLAWAWRLQKQNLATKEKIRQEEETKKQILNAPELNQDYDFESDEVLAACVAVAERQTRYEELKRTTVVVDAEGNVKNVLIGEEGSEDTATPSKEQFVKARGL; from the exons ATGGCTTCATTTGGCTGGAAGAGGAAAGCTGGGGAAAAGGTGTCCAAGTCAGCGGTGCAGCAGTTTGAGGCAGAGGCAGAGAAACCTGAGGATAAAAGGCCGAGACAGGATGAGGATGTGGACTGGCTGCATGCCATCAAACGACGGCGGGAGATCCTGCTGGAGGACTGTGCTGCAAAGAGCAAGAGGCTGAAGGAGGAGGGTGCACTGCTGGCCGAGCACGGCAG gcaCTGGGAGGCCATTAAGAAGTGGGACGAGGCCATTCAGCTGACTCCAGACAATCCACTACTGTATGAGATGAAATCCCAG GTGCTGACCAttctgcaggaagtgtttccagctgtgaaagcagcagagatgGCCGTGAAGTTCCGCCCTTTGTGGTGGGAGGGCTGGCAGACTCTGGGCCGAGCACAGCTCAACCTGGGAGAGGTGGAACTG GCCGTCAGGTCCTTCCAGATTGCAATCCACCTGTGCCCATCAGAGCGCACTCTGTGGCAGGAAgacctggcctgggcctggagGTTACAGAAGCAGAATTTAGCAACCAAGGAGAAGATTCGGCAAGAAGAGGAGACCAAAAAACAGATTCTTAATGCACCTGAACTCAACCAGGACTATGACTTTGAGTCTGATGAAGTGCTAGCCGCCTGCGTGGCCGTCGCTGAGCGGCAGACACGATATGAGGAGCTGAAGAGGACCACTGTGGTCGTAGACGCTGAGgggaatgttaaaaatgtactgATTGGTGAGGAGGGATCAGAGGACACGGCGACACCTTCAAAGGAACAGTTTGTCAAAGCAAGAGGACTTTGA
- the ptger4b gene encoding prostaglandin E receptor 4 (subtype EP4) b has product MENVTTLEVRKEVLLSVNMKKILADMNNATTTTADRPPTIPVIMFIFGVVGNVIAIVVLRISRKEQKETTFYTLVCGLAVTDLLGTLLASPVTIATYMKGSWPGGDPLCQYSGFILLFFFLVQLSIVFAMSVERYLAINHAYFYNEYVNQRLAALTLLVIYISNIVFCALPSLGLGQVKLQNSGTWCFIDWKNNRTTVKTFNLMYAGVNSVIVLATVICNVMVCGALILMHKRFIRRTSLGTDQRRIAELRRRRSFRRLAGAEIQMVILLIATSAVVLICSIPLVLRIFVNQLGRNQTERLSDLLAIRMASVNPILDPWVYILLRKTVVLKLMEKIKLLFCKMGGRGRRGGGQFRCADGHLSSSIISRDSPSLVSRELREMVSTSQTFLYPESMDSSRAGAPGGSSPPTAQTLQGPEEVKGPQKGLPRDDLENRAPGRLLQELPMCPKDPALHVTFTEETANLQEKCI; this is encoded by the exons ATGGAAAATGTCACTACTTTGGAAGTGAGGAAAGAAGTTTTGTTGAGTgtgaatatgaaaaaaatccttGCTGATATGAACAacgcaacaacaacaacagcggACAGACCTCCCACCATCCCGgtgattatgttcattttcgGGGTGGTGGGAAATGTCATCGCCATAGTGGTGCTGCGAATATCacgaaaagaacaaaaagagacGACCTTTTACACACTTGTGTGTGGCCTGGCAGTCACAGACCTGCTGGGCACCCTGCTGGCCAGCCCCGTCACCATCGCCACCTACATGAAGGGCTCCTGGCCGGGAGGTGATCCACTGTGCCAGTACTCCGGCTTCAtcctgctctttttctttttggttcaGCTCAGCATTGTTTTCGCAATGTCAGTGGAGAGATACCTGGCAATTAACCACGCGTACTTCTACAATGAGTACGTCAACCAGAGACTCGCTGCGCTGACTCTTTTGGTCATATACATTTCCAACATCGTGTTTTGCGCGCTGCCCAGCTTGGGGCTCGGGCAGGTGAAGCTCCAGAACTCGGGGACTTGGTGCTTCATCGACTGGAAGAACAACCGCACAACAGTCAAGACTTTCAATTTGATGTACGCGGGCGTGAATTCAGTCATCGTGCTCGCCACTGTCATATGCAACGTGATGGTGTGCGGGGCGCTGATCCTGATGCACAAGCGCTTCATCCGACGCACGTCTCTGGGCACAGACCAGCGGCGCATCGCGGAGCTCCGGCGCAGACGGAGTTTTAGGCGACTAGCTGGAGCGGAGATCCAGATGGTGATCCTGCTTATAGCCACATCTGCTGTGGTTCTCATCTGCTCCATACCTTTAGTG CTGAGGATATTTGTGAATCAGCTGGGCAGAAACCAGACAGAACGGTTGAGTGACCTGCTGGCGATCCGCATGGCTTCCGTCAACCCCATCTTAGACCCCTGGGTCTACATCCTGCTCAGAAAGACAGTGGTTCTCAAGTTGATGGAGAAAATCAAGTTACTGTTCTGCAAAATGGGTGGGCGTGGACGAAGGGGTGGTGGGCAGTTCCGCTGTGCCGACGgccacctctcctcctccatcatatCCCGGGACTCGCCGTCGCTGGTGTCCCGTGAGCTGCGGGAAATGGTGAGCACCTCGCAGACCTTCCTGTACCCGGAGAGCATGGACTCGTCTCGGGCAGGGGCACCGGGCGGCTCCAGCCCCCCAACTGCACAGACGTTACAAGGCCCCGAGGAGGTCAAGGGGCCACAGAAGGGACTTCCACGGGACGATTTAGAGAACAGAGCGCCTGGAAGGTTGCTGCAAGAGCTCCCAATGTGCCCCAAGGACCCAGCTTTACATGTGACTTTCACAGAGGAGACTGCAAACCTCCAAGAGAAATGCATTTAA